In one window of Burkholderia cepacia ATCC 25416 DNA:
- a CDS encoding NAD(P)/FAD-dependent oxidoreductase — protein MSQKILIVGAGFAGVWGALGAARVLNSAGVTGSDVEITLVSPKPELQIRPRLYESGPQQMAAPLLPLLDAVGVKFIEGSVEEIDVREKTVGVACADGEKRLIAYDRLLLTSGSKLSRPPVPGLAEHAFSVDCIEDAVALDAHFAALAKLPESPARNTVAVVGCGFTGIEVATELPKRLREWFGPDAKSRVVVIGAQDDIGPDLGPNPRPYVAEAFDSLGVEAVLGSRVVSIAADGVRTASGTHIEAMTVIWAGGMRASPLAAQVSSHLDALGRVAVTADLRVADAPHVFVAGDVARARCDDDGHDALMSCQHAIVMGQFGGHNVAADLIGVPTLTYRQPFYATCVDLGEWGAVYSEGWDRQIKLTHAEGKARKQMINTQWIYPPAPNRADALAAGNPLASFG, from the coding sequence ATGTCGCAGAAAATCCTGATAGTGGGTGCCGGTTTTGCCGGCGTGTGGGGCGCACTGGGCGCGGCTCGCGTGCTGAACAGTGCCGGCGTCACGGGCAGTGACGTTGAAATCACGCTGGTTTCCCCGAAGCCGGAATTGCAGATCCGGCCGCGGTTGTACGAAAGCGGGCCGCAGCAAATGGCCGCGCCGCTGCTGCCGCTGCTCGATGCCGTCGGCGTGAAATTTATCGAGGGCAGTGTCGAGGAGATCGACGTTCGCGAGAAGACGGTCGGTGTTGCTTGCGCCGACGGCGAGAAGCGCCTGATCGCGTATGACCGGCTGTTGCTGACCAGCGGCAGCAAGCTGAGCAGGCCGCCGGTGCCGGGGCTCGCGGAACACGCGTTCTCCGTCGACTGCATCGAGGACGCGGTCGCACTCGACGCGCACTTCGCGGCGCTCGCGAAACTGCCGGAATCGCCGGCACGCAATACGGTCGCGGTGGTCGGCTGCGGCTTCACGGGTATCGAGGTCGCGACCGAGTTGCCCAAGCGATTGCGCGAGTGGTTTGGCCCGGATGCGAAGAGCCGAGTCGTCGTGATCGGCGCGCAGGACGACATCGGTCCCGATCTCGGGCCCAATCCTCGCCCGTACGTCGCTGAAGCCTTCGATTCGCTGGGCGTCGAAGCCGTGCTCGGTTCGCGTGTCGTGTCGATCGCGGCCGACGGTGTTCGCACCGCGTCGGGCACGCATATCGAGGCGATGACCGTGATCTGGGCGGGCGGAATGCGTGCCAGCCCGCTCGCGGCGCAAGTCTCGTCGCATCTCGATGCGCTCGGACGTGTCGCGGTCACGGCCGATCTTCGGGTCGCCGACGCACCGCACGTGTTCGTGGCGGGAGACGTGGCGCGGGCACGGTGCGACGACGACGGGCACGATGCATTGATGTCGTGTCAGCACGCGATCGTGATGGGGCAATTCGGCGGACACAACGTTGCCGCGGATCTGATCGGTGTGCCGACGCTGACGTACCGCCAGCCGTTCTATGCGACATGCGTCGACCTTGGCGAGTGGGGCGCTGTCTACTCGGAAGGCTGGGATCGGCAGATCAAACTGACGCACGCGGAAGGAAAGGCGCGCAAGCAGATGATCAACACGCAGTGGATCTACCCGCCGGCGCCGAATCGCGCCGACGCGCTGGCAGCGGGCAATCCGCTGGCATCGTTCGGCTGA
- a CDS encoding bestrophin family protein, whose translation MHLGRSYKLSEFLIWTRWKIYELLIFGSVPVVLYKFFSITWLSIPLTIVVLLGTATSFIVGFKNVQTYNRAADALEIWTGILSKSRRWGQIARDFVADEEVARKLVYRHLAWLTALRYDLRRPRVWESTTKRYNAEYRRFYRVPEWEKDIRELLPQYLSPAETAQALSSSSITTCVLSLQGTSLKTLYLAGQLNSGFYMELQKTIGDFVDLQSRSERFKNFPYPRQYATVSSLFVRFFCLSLPFGLLNEFNRLNDSVSGFMHGNMVWLVVPCSVAVSWMYTSLEQVGESTENPFEGGANDVPISTLCSTIERDLKAMLGEHESESSSRTIIAL comes from the coding sequence ATGCATCTCGGAAGATCGTACAAGCTATCGGAATTCCTGATCTGGACGCGCTGGAAGATCTACGAGCTGCTCATTTTCGGTTCCGTTCCGGTCGTGCTGTACAAGTTCTTTTCGATCACGTGGCTGTCGATCCCCCTGACGATCGTGGTGCTCCTCGGCACCGCGACGTCGTTCATCGTCGGCTTCAAGAACGTCCAGACGTACAACCGTGCAGCGGACGCGCTCGAAATCTGGACCGGCATCCTGAGCAAGAGCCGCCGCTGGGGACAAATTGCGCGCGACTTCGTCGCGGATGAAGAGGTTGCCCGAAAGCTGGTATACCGCCACCTCGCCTGGCTGACCGCGCTGCGATACGACCTGCGTCGCCCGCGGGTCTGGGAAAGCACGACCAAACGCTACAACGCGGAGTACCGCCGCTTCTATCGTGTTCCCGAATGGGAAAAGGACATCAGGGAACTGCTGCCCCAATACCTGTCTCCCGCGGAAACGGCGCAGGCGCTGTCGTCCTCCTCCATCACGACATGCGTGCTGAGCCTTCAAGGTACGTCGCTCAAGACGCTTTACCTGGCCGGCCAGCTGAATTCGGGTTTTTACATGGAGCTTCAAAAGACGATCGGGGACTTCGTCGATCTCCAGTCGAGGTCGGAGCGATTCAAGAACTTCCCCTATCCGCGCCAGTACGCGACCGTCAGCTCGCTGTTCGTGCGGTTCTTCTGCCTTTCGCTTCCGTTCGGTCTTCTGAACGAATTCAATCGATTGAACGACAGCGTGAGCGGCTTCATGCACGGCAACATGGTATGGCTGGTTGTACCGTGCAGCGTCGCCGTTTCGTGGATGTATACGTCGCTCGAACAGGTAGGCGAAAGCACCGAGAATCCGTTTGAAGGCGGCGCGAACGATGTGCCCATTTCAACGCTGTGCAGCACGATCGAACGCGACCTGAAGGCGATGCTCGGAGAACACGAAAGCGAATCGTCGAGCCGCACGATCATCGCGCTATAG
- a CDS encoding acetoacetate decarboxylase encodes MTEEDIRSKAFAMPVPNPAYPRPPFRFVNREYFIISYETDLDALRAAVPAPLTVDHAVVHYEFIRMPDSSGFGDYTESGQVISVLDADGNRANFTHSMYLDDEGPIAAGREIWGFPKKLASPRLCIDGKDTLLGTLDYGTQRIATGTMGYKYRALDTAAERRKLADTPNYLLKVIPHVDGSARICELVRFFLRDVDVIGAWEGPAALELRPHALASVAELPVRKVIGARHVIANLTLDIGEVAHDYLAPAEPLKLAVNQ; translated from the coding sequence GTGACAGAAGAAGATATCCGCAGCAAAGCGTTCGCGATGCCCGTCCCCAACCCGGCGTATCCGCGTCCGCCCTTCCGCTTCGTCAATCGGGAGTACTTCATCATCTCGTATGAGACGGACCTGGATGCCCTCCGTGCCGCCGTGCCGGCACCGCTGACGGTCGACCATGCCGTCGTTCACTACGAGTTCATCCGCATGCCCGATTCGTCGGGATTCGGCGACTACACGGAAAGCGGTCAGGTGATCTCCGTTCTGGATGCGGACGGCAACCGGGCCAACTTCACGCACTCGATGTACCTCGACGACGAAGGCCCGATCGCAGCCGGACGGGAGATCTGGGGATTTCCGAAGAAACTGGCCTCGCCCAGGCTCTGCATCGACGGCAAGGACACGCTGCTCGGCACGCTCGACTACGGCACGCAGCGCATCGCCACCGGCACGATGGGCTACAAGTACCGCGCGCTCGACACGGCAGCGGAGCGCCGCAAGCTCGCCGACACGCCCAACTATCTGCTCAAGGTCATTCCGCACGTCGACGGCTCGGCGCGCATCTGCGAACTGGTGCGTTTCTTCCTGCGCGACGTCGACGTGATCGGCGCATGGGAGGGGCCCGCCGCGCTCGAGCTGCGTCCGCATGCGCTCGCATCGGTTGCCGAACTGCCGGTTCGCAAGGTGATCGGCGCGCGTCACGTCATTGCGAATCTCACACTCGATATCGGCGAAGTCGCCCATGACTACCTCGCCCCCGCCGAGCCGTTGAAGCTCGCGGTCAACCAGTAA
- a CDS encoding 3-hydroxybutyrate dehydrogenase, giving the protein MALNDKVALVTGAASGIGEMCARKLAADGATVVIADLNLAAARQVADDIVAGGGKASAVAMDVTSEEAVDAGVADTVNRLGGIDVLVSNAGIQIVNRIEDYTFSDWKKMLAIHLDGAFLTTRAALRHMYASNKGGSVIYMGSVHSHEASPLKSAYVTAKHGLLGLARVVAKEGGARGIRANVVCPGFVRTPLVDKQIPEQAKVLGISEQQVVKDVMLKETVDGEFTSVADVANTVAFLAGFESNALTGQSIVVSHGWFMQ; this is encoded by the coding sequence ATGGCACTGAATGACAAGGTCGCGCTCGTAACGGGCGCAGCAAGCGGTATCGGCGAAATGTGCGCGCGCAAGCTCGCGGCGGACGGCGCGACGGTCGTGATCGCCGACCTCAATCTCGCGGCAGCACGACAGGTCGCCGACGACATCGTCGCCGGCGGCGGGAAAGCATCGGCGGTCGCAATGGACGTCACCAGCGAGGAAGCCGTCGATGCGGGCGTGGCCGACACCGTGAACCGGCTGGGCGGCATCGACGTGCTCGTGTCGAATGCGGGCATCCAGATCGTCAACCGGATCGAGGACTACACGTTCTCCGACTGGAAGAAAATGCTGGCCATTCACCTCGACGGGGCATTCCTGACGACCCGCGCCGCGCTGCGGCACATGTACGCGTCGAACAAGGGCGGCTCGGTGATCTACATGGGCTCGGTGCATTCGCACGAAGCGTCGCCGCTGAAGTCCGCCTATGTGACCGCGAAGCACGGGTTGCTCGGCCTCGCGCGCGTCGTCGCGAAAGAAGGCGGGGCGCGCGGCATCCGCGCGAACGTCGTGTGCCCGGGCTTCGTCAGGACCCCGCTGGTCGACAAGCAGATTCCCGAGCAGGCGAAAGTCCTGGGCATCTCGGAACAGCAGGTCGTCAAGGACGTGATGTTGAAGGAAACGGTCGACGGCGAATTCACGTCGGTGGCCGACGTCGCGAACACGGTTGCGTTCCTGGCCGGCTTCGAGTCGAACGCACTCACCGGACAATCGATCGTGGTCAGCCACGGCTGGTTCATGCAGTAA
- a CDS encoding DUF3734 domain-containing protein, translating into MQPSQRNKLKQSHRIELPAYDEIGLVLQGGGALGAYQAGVYEGMAEVGVEPTQIAGVSIGALNTAIIAGNAPADRTEALRGFWNTVSQPTDPLSHVGAYLSAWPGLEDVGRRWSSAWAATRTLIEGQGGFFAPRMHAPFGGFGRKRPDQVSYYDTSALRDTLLRYANFDRINDGNIRVSVGAVNVRTGNLVYFDNSKMRLAPEHFIASGALPPGFPAVEIDGEFYWDGGLVSNTPLTEIIRESQHKDTLVFQLDLWSARGKLPGDFLDVSERTKDIQYSSRTRAITAFMSQNQKHAQMIKALLEHIPEHVRLAHPLLRDAQKTADGSAVNVVHLIYKNKTFEGHYKDYEFSKDTMREHWASGLEDIRRTFGHPEWFEIPSREIGFVTRDVHRYRQDVDEPGWSGKDALPARQHSPEQESSVAR; encoded by the coding sequence ATGCAACCGAGCCAGCGAAACAAGCTGAAGCAGTCCCATCGGATCGAGCTCCCCGCCTATGACGAAATCGGGCTCGTGCTGCAGGGCGGCGGCGCCCTGGGTGCATACCAGGCCGGCGTCTATGAAGGCATGGCCGAGGTCGGCGTGGAACCGACGCAAATCGCCGGCGTCTCGATCGGCGCGCTGAATACCGCGATCATCGCGGGCAACGCGCCTGCCGATCGCACGGAAGCGTTGCGCGGCTTCTGGAACACCGTCAGCCAGCCGACCGACCCGCTCTCGCACGTCGGCGCGTACCTGTCGGCTTGGCCGGGGCTTGAAGACGTGGGGCGCAGGTGGTCGAGCGCATGGGCCGCCACGCGCACACTGATCGAAGGCCAGGGCGGATTCTTCGCTCCGCGCATGCATGCGCCTTTCGGCGGATTCGGCAGGAAGCGTCCCGACCAGGTCAGCTATTACGACACGTCGGCTTTGCGCGACACGCTTCTGAGGTACGCGAACTTCGATCGCATCAACGACGGGAACATTCGCGTCTCCGTCGGCGCGGTCAACGTGCGAACAGGCAATCTCGTCTATTTCGACAATTCGAAAATGCGTCTGGCGCCGGAGCATTTCATCGCGTCGGGCGCATTGCCGCCGGGCTTTCCCGCCGTCGAGATCGACGGCGAGTTTTACTGGGACGGCGGCCTGGTGTCCAACACGCCGCTCACCGAGATCATCCGGGAAAGCCAGCACAAGGACACGCTCGTGTTCCAGCTCGACCTGTGGAGCGCGCGAGGCAAGCTGCCGGGCGACTTTCTCGACGTCAGCGAGCGCACCAAGGACATTCAGTATTCGAGCCGCACGCGCGCCATCACCGCGTTCATGTCGCAGAACCAAAAGCACGCCCAGATGATCAAGGCGTTGCTCGAACATATTCCCGAACACGTTCGGCTTGCCCACCCGCTGCTGCGCGACGCGCAGAAAACGGCGGACGGCAGCGCCGTGAACGTCGTGCACCTGATCTACAAGAACAAGACGTTCGAGGGGCACTACAAGGACTACGAGTTCAGCAAGGACACGATGCGCGAGCATTGGGCAAGCGGCCTCGAGGATATTCGCCGTACCTTCGGCCACCCGGAGTGGTTCGAGATTCCGAGCCGGGAAATCGGCTTCGTCACGCGGGACGTGCACCGCTATCGGCAGGACGTCGACGAACCCGGCTGGTCGGGCAAGGATGCGTTGCCGGCACGGCAACATTCGCCGGAGCAGGAATCGTCCGTCGCCAGGTAA
- a CDS encoding VTT domain-containing protein → MMSHELIARYGTWVVFLNVLGSSLGLPLPAIPTLITVGAGAALVTHVGSSTLLHFLTILGAAVVGGLLGDLVWFQGGKRYGKRTLHTVCGLSPSREACVTTTERFFGRWGVRVLVVARFVPGLSLVAVPLCGAMAVRVRAFVLHDCAGIALWASIGLAIGTLFASQIDAIFATVARLGWQALVVIGIAPVLYFLYGYCRRQMMANALGKARISAGELHALLANKPRPAVIDIRSAEWRTRDPFVIPGALIADGRQPRQIMERYGTNRTLVIYCACPHEASAASVARQLRLSGVKLALPLTGGIDAWRVAGFDVEPMIAMNDTAIGAAGQQLFTQ, encoded by the coding sequence ATGATGTCGCATGAATTGATCGCGCGGTACGGCACATGGGTCGTATTCCTGAACGTGCTCGGGTCTTCGCTCGGCCTCCCGTTGCCGGCCATACCGACGTTGATCACGGTAGGCGCGGGCGCCGCGCTCGTCACGCATGTCGGGTCGTCGACGCTGCTGCATTTCCTGACGATACTGGGTGCCGCCGTGGTCGGCGGCCTGCTCGGCGATCTGGTCTGGTTCCAGGGAGGCAAACGGTACGGCAAGCGCACGCTTCACACCGTCTGCGGCCTGTCGCCGTCGCGCGAAGCGTGCGTCACGACGACCGAGCGCTTTTTCGGACGCTGGGGCGTTCGCGTGCTCGTCGTTGCGCGGTTCGTACCCGGCCTTTCGCTCGTTGCCGTTCCGCTCTGCGGTGCGATGGCCGTCCGGGTGCGCGCCTTCGTCCTGCACGATTGCGCCGGCATTGCACTGTGGGCGTCGATCGGCCTCGCCATCGGCACGCTGTTCGCGTCGCAGATCGATGCGATCTTCGCGACTGTCGCCCGGCTCGGCTGGCAAGCGCTCGTCGTGATCGGCATCGCCCCGGTGCTGTACTTTCTGTATGGCTACTGCCGCAGGCAGATGATGGCAAATGCGCTCGGGAAGGCGCGGATCAGCGCGGGCGAATTGCATGCGCTGCTCGCGAACAAGCCGCGGCCGGCCGTGATCGATATCCGCTCCGCCGAATGGAGAACGCGCGATCCGTTTGTCATTCCGGGCGCGCTGATCGCCGATGGACGCCAGCCCCGCCAGATCATGGAGCGTTATGGAACGAACCGGACGCTGGTCATCTATTGCGCGTGTCCGCACGAAGCGTCTGCTGCGTCGGTGGCCAGGCAGCTGCGGCTGTCCGGCGTCAAGCTCGCATTGCCGCTCACCGGCGGCATCGATGCATGGCGTGTCGCGGGCTTCGACGTGGAACCGATGATCGCGATGAACGACACGGCAATCGGCGCCGCCGGGCAGCAGCTTTTCACGCAATGA
- a CDS encoding lipid II flippase Amj family protein: MDSQLWIICGLTFVIHVIATLAYAVRIAGVRTRRIALSFSLFGIIALVSRTANSFQGPFIAKRVEMDIAHRMGSGLLTDFRLFLLSATVASIAGAFLIPTFQRYFSRAVEHFQVNRSIPRLLVDACSRAGVNYLRVGARLPSRHNVTQLTASTGVSWKVIVLNVAAMAIWTVGVFASLYAGYLKPDLRVTCANLSSVINGFATVVLAVVIDPQVSVMTDDVIEGRISENSFRRAITTLAGARVLGTLCAQAALVPAALVIVRVAEII; the protein is encoded by the coding sequence ATGGACAGTCAGCTTTGGATCATTTGCGGGCTTACATTCGTCATCCATGTGATCGCGACACTGGCCTATGCGGTGCGGATCGCCGGCGTTCGAACGCGCCGGATCGCCCTGTCGTTTTCCTTGTTCGGGATCATCGCGCTGGTTTCCCGGACGGCCAACTCCTTTCAGGGGCCGTTCATCGCGAAACGGGTCGAAATGGATATTGCGCATCGGATGGGCAGCGGGCTGCTCACCGATTTTCGGCTCTTCCTGCTGAGCGCCACCGTGGCGAGCATTGCCGGCGCATTCCTGATCCCGACTTTCCAGCGTTATTTCAGCCGCGCCGTCGAACACTTTCAGGTGAACCGTTCGATTCCGCGGCTGCTGGTGGACGCCTGCAGTCGCGCCGGCGTCAACTATCTTCGCGTGGGCGCACGACTGCCTTCCCGCCACAACGTCACGCAACTGACCGCGAGCACCGGCGTGTCCTGGAAAGTCATCGTGCTGAACGTGGCAGCCATGGCGATCTGGACGGTCGGTGTGTTCGCGTCGCTGTATGCGGGTTACCTGAAACCCGACCTGAGGGTGACATGCGCGAACCTGTCGTCCGTCATCAACGGCTTCGCGACCGTGGTGCTGGCCGTCGTCATCGACCCGCAGGTTTCTGTCATGACCGACGATGTCATCGAAGGCCGGATATCGGAAAACAGCTTCCGGCGGGCCATCACGACGCTCGCCGGTGCGCGGGTTCTCGGCACGCTGTGCGCTCAGGCGGCGCTCGTTCCGGCGGCGTTGGTCATTGTCCGTGTCGCGGAAATCATTTAA